TTTCAAGAACTCGGGAGTTTTGAGAGTAAAACAGTTCGGGGAACTGTTTTACTCTGAGTTTAGAGATGAAAAACGAAGGGCTCAAAACTAAGTCTTGGAACTTCGAAGAAGGTCGCAGACGTCCGAAATCACCTAAGGAAAGTCTTAAAAAGACTTTGTCTTCAATCGAACTCAGTTGCAGTCAACTGGGTTTATTTGCTTATTTTAGAAAATTGATGGAAAGGTGAGGGCGTCGTGTTTTGTTCATATCGAAACTGAACACGAGCTAAAAGCTACGAGAAAAAGAGTAACTTCCTTTGTATCTGACGATACAGCAGAAAGTTTCCTATTTTTTCCTTGCTTTTAACGCTCTTTGTATCTTAGAAAGGATTTGAACCCGTCCTGTAATCGTCGGAAAATAGATAGCTTAGTCTTGGATCAGGATCCTAAGTCTAAGCTCCTAATTTTCATTCCGATTACGGGCGGACTTGGTATAATGAATATGGCGACTTATGAAACCTTTGCGGCTGTTTACGATGCTGTGATGGACGATAGTTTATACGATAAATGGACGGATTTTTCTCTGCGTCATTTGCCTAAGACCAAGGAGAGAAAGAAACTCTTGGAGCTGGCTTGTGGAACAGGCATCCAGTCTGTCCGCTTTTCTCAGGCTGGTTTTGATGTGACGGGGCTTGATTTAAGCGCGGATATGTTGAAGATTGCGGAGAAGAGAGCGGCTTCAGCCAAGCAAAAGATTGATTTTATTGAAGGCAATATGCTGGATTTATCCAAGGCAGGTAAATATGATTTTGTCACTTGCTATTCGGATTCTATTTGCTACATGCAGGATGAGGTGGAAGTAGGGGACGTCTTTAAGGAAGTGTATAATGCCCTCAACGAAGATGGAGTATTTATCTTTGATGTACATTCGACCTACCAGACAGATGAAGTTTTTCCAGGCTATTCTTACCATGAAAATGCGGAAGATTTTGCCATGCTTTGGGACACCTATGAGGACGAAGCACCTCACTCCATCGTGCATGAGTTGACCTTCTTTATCAAGGAGGCTGACGGTTCCTTTAGTCGCCACGATGAAGTGCATGAGGAGCGGACCTATGAGGTCTTGACCTATGATATATTGCTGGAACAGGCTGGTTTCAAGTTCTTCAAACTCTATTCGGACTTTGAGGATAAGGAGCCAACAGAGACAAGTACCCGTTGGTTTTTTGTAGCTCAGAAGTAGGAGAACATCATGACCATCACAGGTATTATCGCGGAGTTCAACCCTTTTCATAATGGCCACAAATACCTGCTTGAGCAGACGAAGGGGTTGAAAATTGTGGCCATGTCTGGAAATTTCATGCAACGAGGAGAGCCGGCTATCGTGGACAAGTGGACACGGGCTCAGATGGCGCTTGAAAATGGAGCGGATCTGGTAGTGGAATTGCCCTTTTTAGTCAGTGTTCAGGCGGCAGATTTCTTTGGCCAAGGAGCTGTGGATATCTTGGCTCACTTGGGCATTGATACTCTAGCTTTCGGGACAGAGGAAGTTCTGGATTATCAAAAGATATCTGACTTATACACAGAGCAAGGTACTGAGATGGAGAAATTTGTGGAAAATTTGCCTGATTCATTATCTTATCCCCAGAAAACTCAAGCCATGTGGAAGGAATTTGCTGGTCTTGATTTTTCAGGCAATACCCCCAATCATGTCCTTGCTCTTGCATATGCCAAGGCGGTTGCTGGACGAAACATCAAACTGCATCCAATTCAGCGTCAGGGAGCGGGTTACCATTCTGTGGACAAGGATGTGGATTTTGCCTCAGCGACAGCCCTCCGTCAGCACCAGAGGGACAAAGATTTTTTGGAACGCTTTATGCCTTCTGTTGCCCTCTTTGAGCAAGCCAGTAAGGTGAGCTGGGATGACTATTTTCCCTTGCTCCGCTATCAAATCTTGTCAAATCCTGACCTAACCACCATCTATCAGGTCAATCAAGAAATGGCAGTGCGCATCAAGGAAGCTATCAAAACAGCCCAGTCTGTTGACGAATTGGTAGAGGTGGTTGCGACCAAACGCTACACCAAGGCGCGTGTCAGACGCCTCTTGACCTATATCTTGGTGCAGGCCAGAGAAAGTGACTTGCCAGAAGGCCTCCATGTCCTTGGCTTTACCGAAAAAGGCAGACAACATCTCAAGTCTCTGAAAGGGCAGATCCATCTAGTCAGCCGAAT
Above is a window of Streptococcus oralis subsp. dentisani DNA encoding:
- a CDS encoding nucleotidyltransferase; protein product: MTITGIIAEFNPFHNGHKYLLEQTKGLKIVAMSGNFMQRGEPAIVDKWTRAQMALENGADLVVELPFLVSVQAADFFGQGAVDILAHLGIDTLAFGTEEVLDYQKISDLYTEQGTEMEKFVENLPDSLSYPQKTQAMWKEFAGLDFSGNTPNHVLALAYAKAVAGRNIKLHPIQRQGAGYHSVDKDVDFASATALRQHQRDKDFLERFMPSVALFEQASKVSWDDYFPLLRYQILSNPDLTTIYQVNQEMAVRIKEAIKTAQSVDELVEVVATKRYTKARVRRLLTYILVQARESDLPEGLHVLGFTEKGRQHLKSLKGQIHLVSRIGKEPWDAMTQKADQIYRLGHPSIAEQNFGRVPIRMEISGNCSG
- a CDS encoding class I SAM-dependent DNA methyltransferase — its product is MATYETFAAVYDAVMDDSLYDKWTDFSLRHLPKTKERKKLLELACGTGIQSVRFSQAGFDVTGLDLSADMLKIAEKRAASAKQKIDFIEGNMLDLSKAGKYDFVTCYSDSICYMQDEVEVGDVFKEVYNALNEDGVFIFDVHSTYQTDEVFPGYSYHENAEDFAMLWDTYEDEAPHSIVHELTFFIKEADGSFSRHDEVHEERTYEVLTYDILLEQAGFKFFKLYSDFEDKEPTETSTRWFFVAQK